Proteins from a genomic interval of Candidatus Yanofskybacteria bacterium:
- a CDS encoding type II secretion system protein produces the protein MNNRGFTIIELLVISAIIATFSVVLIFNFGVSPESETARDQTASVILSDIRRAQSMALSGSRFQGNLTCGYGVHYLDQNSYSIYAKVVPVSGLCSSVITRNYQAGDMVVETKKLINSNMEIRSAFLDVFFEPPDPKVYLNNSYSLSASPTVITVQLKNQQNCDQSTCTDISIYGSGQIDSE, from the coding sequence ATGAATAATAGAGGTTTTACTATAATTGAACTTCTCGTTATTTCTGCCATTATTGCCACTTTTTCAGTGGTTTTAATTTTTAATTTTGGTGTTTCTCCGGAGAGTGAAACGGCGCGCGACCAAACGGCTTCTGTAATTTTGTCAGACATCAGAAGGGCGCAATCCATGGCTTTATCGGGTAGCCGTTTTCAGGGTAACTTAACGTGTGGCTATGGTGTTCATTATTTGGACCAAAACTCTTATTCTATTTACGCCAAGGTGGTGCCGGTTTCCGGGCTGTGTTCTTCGGTTATCACGCGTAATTATCAGGCGGGCGACATGGTTGTAGAGACAAAAAAGCTAATTAATTCTAATATGGAAATTAGGTCCGCTTTCCTTGATGTTTTTTTTGAACCTCCTGACCCAAAGGTTTACCTAAACAACAGTTATTCTTTGTCTGCCTCGCCAACGGTTATCACGGTTCAACTTAAAAATCAGCAAAATTGTGATCAAAGTACATGCACCGATATAAGTATTTACGGTTCGGGACAAATA
- a CDS encoding prepilin peptidase, which produces MVNAGFTYVLLPLPLMGFFLGLMVGSFVNVVIYRIPRGQGIFWGRSACPNCRKKLSWYDLIPVFSFFVLKARCRQCRQRISWLYPAVELYSGVIFVLALRFLGQVGVVDWLFAIFILEALFALALIDLKNFILPDSVMLVMLTGILAYGILEYFSVGRVFNVFSFNNFLGAIVLFSILFFVWFLSKGVWLGLGDAKFAGLIGLIFGFWGGLIIFYGAVAVGSVVGLILLIGRRANLKTKLPFGAFIGFSATVYFFFGRVILEKIKPIFFSVSFILR; this is translated from the coding sequence ATGGTGAATGCAGGTTTTACTTATGTGTTACTGCCGCTACCTCTAATGGGATTTTTTCTCGGTTTGATGGTGGGTAGTTTTGTTAATGTTGTTATTTACAGAATTCCTCGCGGGCAAGGAATTTTTTGGGGACGGTCTGCTTGTCCAAACTGCCGTAAAAAACTATCGTGGTATGATCTAATTCCGGTCTTTAGTTTTTTTGTTTTGAAAGCGCGTTGTCGGCAATGCCGACAACGTATTTCCTGGCTATACCCGGCGGTAGAATTGTATTCCGGAGTGATTTTTGTGCTAGCCCTTCGTTTTTTAGGCCAGGTTGGGGTTGTTGATTGGCTGTTCGCGATTTTTATTCTGGAAGCATTGTTTGCACTCGCCCTCATTGACCTTAAAAATTTTATTTTGCCGGATTCCGTTATGTTGGTGATGCTGACCGGCATCCTTGCTTATGGAATTTTAGAATATTTTTCAGTTGGCCGCGTTTTTAATGTTTTTTCTTTTAATAATTTTTTAGGCGCGATTGTTTTATTCTCAATTCTCTTTTTTGTTTGGTTTTTGTCAAAGGGGGTTTGGCTTGGACTGGGTGATGCTAAATTTGCAGGTCTGATCGGATTAATTTTTGGTTTTTGGGGCGGATTAATTATTTTTTACGGTGCTGTGGCGGTTGGGTCAGTTGTTGGTTTGATTTTGTTAATAGGACGTCGTGCTAACCTGAAGACCAAACTACCATTCGGGGCATTTATTGGTTTTTCGGCAACTGTTTATTTTTTCTTTGGTCGGGTAATATTGGAAAAAATTAAACCCATTTTCTTTTCAGTGTCGTTTATTTTAAGATGA
- a CDS encoding type II secretion system protein, with protein MSQSKGFTLVELLVVIAIISILATLLLLQLGVARAKARDAKRIADVNQVRSALELYYDDNGSYLATNVMTGLKPTYLVNIPHDPIAAGCTDTYAGTVSSIFNCYGYAWNPAATPRSMQIWAELEQKNTNALNNDTDINSTGWSGAAMTGGTEACTDTAASDCIYDSGQP; from the coding sequence CTGAGCCAATCGAAGGGTTTTACCTTGGTCGAACTCTTGGTTGTTATTGCCATAATTTCAATTTTGGCAACATTACTATTGTTGCAATTGGGCGTAGCTAGAGCCAAAGCGAGAGATGCCAAGCGTATTGCTGACGTAAACCAGGTTCGTTCAGCCCTGGAACTTTATTATGATGATAACGGTTCTTATTTGGCTACCAACGTTATGACAGGTTTAAAACCGACATACTTGGTGAATATTCCACATGATCCGATAGCGGCTGGTTGCACCGACACCTATGCTGGTACGGTCTCAAGTATTTTTAACTGTTACGGTTATGCGTGGAATCCGGCTGCTACTCCCAGAAGCATGCAGATTTGGGCGGAATTAGAACAGAAAAACACTAATGCCCTTAATAACGATACCGATATCAACTCAACCGGATGGTCCGGTGCTGCTATGACTGGAGGAACAGAGGCTTGCACCGACACCGCAGCGAGTGACTGTATCTACGATTCCGGCCAGCCATAA
- a CDS encoding type II secretion system F family protein, whose translation MTTGKIEAPSEDQAVNILHQKNLAILSLEKTRKGLLSRDITTMFSRPSHKDVVLFTRQMATLIEADVPLVEGLHILSRQVEKGSFKKIVSTVVSSIEGGAPLSVALAEHSKVFNRFYISLVRAGEATGKLQTTLTYLAEYLERSASLNSKIKGALAYPAFVLSAMVIVTMLLMTTVLPQLLSVINDAGITDIPVTTRVLMAVTGFINKYLFLLVTLMVGGFAMLVYYVKTPRGRERFDNFKIKMPRFGEITRNFYLARIAETLATLIKSDVPILDGIGITADVVGNDVYRGILLQAKENVRGGGTISQVFEKYSEIPPLVSSMLIIGEKTGKTDFVLENIFNFYKTESENSIQNLSQLIEPVLILVLGIGVGLLVSAVLLPIYSLVGAG comes from the coding sequence TTGACTACAGGCAAAATTGAAGCTCCCTCTGAAGATCAAGCAGTAAATATTTTACACCAGAAGAACCTGGCGATTTTGAGTTTAGAGAAAACCCGCAAGGGTTTGTTGTCGCGCGACATAACGACGATGTTTAGCAGACCCTCCCACAAAGACGTAGTTTTGTTTACCAGACAAATGGCAACATTGATTGAAGCGGATGTGCCGTTGGTGGAGGGTTTGCACATTCTTTCTAGGCAAGTTGAAAAAGGGTCATTTAAAAAAATTGTTTCAACCGTTGTGTCATCAATTGAAGGAGGCGCGCCCCTTTCAGTTGCTTTGGCCGAGCATAGCAAGGTTTTTAATCGTTTTTACATTAGTTTGGTAAGAGCCGGCGAGGCAACTGGTAAACTTCAGACTACGTTGACTTATCTTGCAGAATATTTAGAAAGGAGTGCTTCGCTAAATTCAAAAATCAAAGGAGCGCTTGCTTATCCGGCGTTTGTTCTTTCTGCGATGGTAATCGTGACGATGCTTTTAATGACGACAGTTTTGCCGCAATTGCTTTCAGTTATAAATGACGCCGGTATTACGGATATTCCCGTTACCACAAGGGTTTTGATGGCCGTGACCGGTTTTATAAATAAGTATCTTTTTTTACTGGTGACCTTGATGGTGGGCGGGTTTGCAATGTTGGTTTATTACGTCAAAACTCCGCGTGGACGTGAGCGTTTTGATAACTTTAAAATAAAAATGCCGCGATTTGGCGAGATAACAAGAAATTTTTATTTGGCGCGTATTGCCGAGACGCTTGCAACACTGATAAAATCCGATGTGCCGATCCTTGATGGAATAGGTATTACCGCCGACGTTGTGGGCAATGACGTATACAGGGGAATCTTGCTACAAGCCAAAGAAAACGTTAGGGGTGGCGGTACCATTTCACAAGTTTTTGAAAAATACAGCGAAATACCCCCCTTGGTAAGTTCCATGTTGATTATCGGAGAAAAAACCGGAAAGACAGATTTTGTGCTTGAAAACATATTTAACTTTTATAAAACCGAATCGGAAAACAGCATTCAAAACCTCTCCCAACTTATTGAACCGGTTTTAATCTTAGTTCTGGGTATTGGTGTTGGCCTTTTGGTGTCAGCCGTTCTGTTGCCCATATACAGTTTAGTCGGGGCCGGGTAA